The Strix uralensis isolate ZFMK-TIS-50842 chromosome 13, bStrUra1, whole genome shotgun sequence genome window below encodes:
- the CUL4B gene encoding cullin-4B isoform X4 — protein MIMIRSIFLFLDRTYVLQNSMLPSIWDMGLELFRTHIISDQKVQNKTIDGILLLIERERNGEAIDRSLLRSLLSMLSDLQIYQDSFEHRFLEETNRLYAAEGQRLMQEREVPEYLHHVNKRLEEEADRIITYLDQSTQKPLIATVEKQLLGEHLTAILQKGLNHLLDENRIQDLSLLYQLFSRVRGGVQVLLQHWIEYIKAFGSTIVINPEKDKTMVQELLDFKDKVDHIIDVCFLKNEKFVNAMKEAFETFINKRPNKPAELIAKYVDSKLRAGNKEATDEELEKMLDKIMIIFRFIYGKDVFEAFYKKDLAKRLLVGKSASVDAEKSMLSKLKHECGAAFTSKLEGMFKDMELSKDIMIQFKQYMQNQNVPGNIELTVNILTMGYWPTYVPMEVHLPPEMVKLQEIFKTFYLGKHSGRKLQWQSTLGHCVLKAEFKEGKKELQVSLFQTLVLLMFNEGEEFSLEEIKQATGIEDGELRRTLQSLACGKARVLTKSPKGKDVEDGDKFTCNDDFRHKLFRIKINQIQMKETVEEQASTTERVFQDRQYQIDAAIVRIMKMRKSLSHNLLVSEVYNQLKFPVKPADLKKRIESLIDRDYMERDKENPNQYNYIA, from the exons ggaTATGGGGCTAGAATTGTTCAGAACTCATATAATCAGTGATCAGAAGGTTCAGAACAAAACTATTGATGGCATTCTTCTGCTAAttgagagggaaagaaatggtGAGGCTATTGATAGGAGTTTACTGCGAAGCCTTCTAAGCATGCTTTCTGACTTGCAG ATTTATCAAGACTCTTTCGAACATAGATTCTTGGAAGAGACTAACCGCCTGTATGCAGCAGAGGGACAGAGGCTTATGCAGGAACGAGAG GTTCCAGAATATCTTCACCATGTCAACAAGCGCTTGGAAGAAGAAGCAGACAGGATAATCACTTATTTGGATCAGAGCACACA GAAGCCACTAATTGCTACTGTAGAAAAGCAACTTCTAGGTGAACATTTAACAGCCATTCTTCAGAAAG GTTTAAACCACCTTCTTGATGAAAACCGAATTCAAGACCTGTCTCTTCTATATCAATTGTTCAGTCGTGTGAGAGGTGGAGTACAGGTTCTCCTGCAGCACTGGATTGAGTACATAAAG gcgTTTGGTAGCACCATAGTAATTAatccagaaaaagacaaaaccatgGTCCAAGAACTACTTGATTTTAAAGACAAAGTTGACCATATTATTGATGTTTGCTTTCTCAAGAATGAGAAGTTTGTAAATGCTATGAAAGAAGCCTTTGAAACATTCATTAACAAAAGACCAAATAAGCCAGCTGAACTCATag CTAAATACGTAGATTCAAAGCTTCGTGCAGGCAACAAAGAAGCTACTGATGAAGAACTTGAAAAAATGCTGGATAAAATTATGATCATATTTAGATTCATATATG GAAAAGATGTCTTTGAGGCCTTTTATAAAAAAGATCTAGCAAAGAGACTATTAGTTGGGAAGAGTGCATCAGTAGATGCTGAAAAATCTATGCTTTCCAAACTCAAACATG AATGTGGAGCTGCTTTCACCAGCAAACTTGAAGGAATGTTTAAAGATATGGAGCTTTCAAAAGACATAATGATACAATTTAAACAG tATATGCAAAATCAGAATGTACCTGGCAACATTGAACTAACAGTGAATATTCTGACTATGGGTTATTGGCCAACCTACGTGCCTATGGAGGTCCATTTGCCCCCAGAG atggTAAAACTGCAGGAGATTTTCAAGACCTTTTATTTAGGAAAACACAGTGGTAGGAAACTTCAGTGGCAGTCAACACTAGGACACTGTGTactaaaagcagaatttaaagaG GGCAAAAAAGAACTTCAGGTCTCATTGTTCCAGACACTGGTGCTGCTCATGTTTAATGAAGGAGAGGAGTTCAGTTTAGAGGAGATAAAGCAAGCCACTGGGATAG AGGATGGAGAGCTGAGAAGGACACTTCAATCTCTGGCTTGTGGCAAAGCCAGAGTACTGACTAAAAGCCCCAAAGGCAAAGATGTGGAAGACGGTGATAAATTCACATGTAATGATGATTTCAGACATAAGCTCTTCAGGATAAAGATCAACCAAATTCAGATGAAAGAAACG GTAGAGGAGCAGGCAAGCACTACAGAGAGAGTATTCCAGGACCGACAATACCAGATTGACGCTGCAATTGTACGAATCATGAAAATGCGCAAGTCACTGAGTCATAACCTGCTTGTGTCAGAGGTCTACAACCAGCTTAAATTCCCAGTAAAG CCTGCTGACCTTAAGAAGAGAATAGAATCCTTAATTGACAGGGACTACATGGAAAGAGATAAAGAAAACCCAAATCAGTACAACTATATTGCATAA